Proteins found in one Etheostoma spectabile isolate EspeVRDwgs_2016 chromosome 14, UIUC_Espe_1.0, whole genome shotgun sequence genomic segment:
- the tent4a gene encoding terminal nucleotidyltransferase 4A isoform X2, with amino-acid sequence MDPRVAWIQPEQKGPANALWMHVWETSQGVRTLSAQHQLHNQNYNQCVNYAALDVLKNVATAVASSKSICGSTGNVPASLSSSHHSIMNGTTSINGAAISSLGIALSNGNVCNSFATANAAEPGKGRPLPQKTGSVSSSSSQESGADSPPSSCSLERTMGSNVTSNINKNVGGASLFFSVRDGVDNNVNLYHPHLTLQEHPAFNLQQVYVRRHQVHPTASVNHTHNHHPGRRKSDNKASTYGMNYLLSNCTNGNYASTWTPWKTRKYNPGVHGLHEEVMDFYNFMSPRPEEAAMRKEVVDRIEMIIKELWPTADVQIFGSFSTGLYLPTSDIDLVVFGKWERPPLQELEQALRKHNVAEPFSIKVLDKATVPIIKLTDQETEVKVDISFNVETGVRAASLIKDYVKMYPVLPYLIFVLKQFLLQRDLNEVFTGGISSYSLILMVISFLQLHPRIDARNPNENLGILLIEFFELYGRHFNYLKTGIRIKNGGAYIAKEEIMKAMINGYRPSMLCIEDPLLPGNDVGRGSYGAMNVKQVFDYAYTVLSHAVSPLAQSYPNKDSESTLGRIIRLTQEVIDYREWIIKKWGGRDLARTDNRVSPPKEPVSEQEPCTLGGGGGGGGGVGSEEQQRDSVSPHSADSPMSISSPQQHSSASSVSSLSGSDNDSDSTLPCHVPPPALPQYPPLSFPHLGLALPPGLSMGTGKPCMGGHHLLLPPGSQARVSLPGGLAMRSIPGRQNGAKFNVKGFHNPPLVSNPVLPNRGHTHTHTHTHTQYHRNTWRRRKRDSLPVSLSR; translated from the exons ATGGATCCGAGGGTAGCTTGGATTCAGCCCGAACAGAAAGGACCTGCGAACGCCTTATGGATGCACGTCTGGGAGACCTCTCAGGGAGTACGGACACTCTCCGCTCAGCACCAGCTTCACAATCAAAACTACAACCAGTGCGTGAATTACGCTGCGttggatgttttaaaaaatgtggcgACCGCGGTGGCATCGAGCAAGAGCATTTGCGGCAGCACCGGTAACGTTCCTGCCAGCTTAAGCAGCAGCCATCACAGCATCATGAACGGCACTACTAGTATCAACGGCGCTGCGATTTCCTCGCTGGGGATAGCGCTGTCCAACGGGAACGTGTGTAACTCCTTCGCCACGGCAAACGCCGCTGAACCAGGTAAGGGCAGACCCCTGCCCCAGAAAACGGGATCTGTCTCTTCGTCCTCCTCACAGGAATCCGGGGCGGACAGCCCCCCTTCCAGCTGCTCACTTGAGAGGACTATGGGAAGCAATGTAACAAGCAACATTAATAAAAACGTCGGGGGTGCCAGTCTGTTTTTTAGCGTGAGGGACGGCGTGGACAATAATGTCAACCTCTACCACCCTCATCTAACGTTACAGGAGCACCCGGCTTTTAATTTACAGCAGGTTTACGTGAGGCGCCATCAGGTACACCCCACTGCATctgtaaatcacacacacaatcaccaTCCAGGCCGAaggaaaagtgacaacaaagcAAGCACTTATGGGATGAACTACTTGCTTTCAAACTGCACTAATGGCAATTATGCGAGCACTTGGACACCCTGGAAGACAAGGAAGTACAACCCTGGCGTCCACGG ACTCCACGAGGAGGTGATGGACTTCTACAACTTCATGTCTCCTCGGCCGGAGGAAGCCGCTATGAGGAAAGAGGTGGTGGACCGGATAGAGATGATCATCAAGGAGCTGTGGCCCACTGCAGAt GTCCAAATATTTGGCAGCTTCAGCACAGGGCTGTACCTTCCAACAAG TGACATTGACCTGGTGGTGTTTGGGAAGTGGGAGCGCCCGCCGCTGCAAGAACTGGAACAAGCTCTTCGCAAGCATAACGTGGCGGAACCTTTCTCCATTAAAGTGCTGGACAAGGCTACA GTGCCAATCATCAAGCTGACAGACCAGGAAACCGAGGTGAAGGTGGACATCAGTTTCAATGTGGAGACTGGAGTCAGGGCAGCAAGCTTAATTAAAGATTATGTTAAG ATGTATCCAGTGCTGCCTTACCTGATCTTCGTTCTAAAGCAGTTTCTGCTGCAGAGAGATCTAAACGAAGTTTTTACTGGCGGAATCAGCTCTTACAGCCTCATCCTCATGGTCATCAGCTTCCTACAG CTCCATCCCCGTATCGATGCCCGAAACCCCAATGAGAATTTGGGCATTTTGCTGATCGAGTTCTTTGAGTTATACGGCCGCCATTTCAACTACTTGAAAACAGGGATTCGCATCAAAAATGGAGGCGCGTACATAGCCAAAGAGGAGATCATGAAGGCCATGATAAATGGATACAGACCATCCATGCTCTGCATAGAGGACCCACTGCtcccag GTAATGATGTGGGGAGGGGTTCCTATGGGGCCATGAATGTCAAGCAGGTGTTTGACTATGCCTACACTGTCCTGAGTCATGCCGTGTCCCCGCTGGCACAGTCGTATCCCAACAAAGACTCTGAGAG CACCCTGGGCAGGATAATTAGGTTGACCCAGGAAGTGATCGACTACAGGGAATGGATCATTAAGAAGTGGGGGGGCAGGGATCTGGCGCGAACTGACAACAGAG TTTCACCTCCCAAGGAGCCGGTGTCGGAGCAGGAGCCTTGCACGCTCGGCGGgggcggtggtggtggtggtggtgtcggATCAGAGGAGCAGCAAAGGGACTCGGTGTCACCCCACAGCGCAGACTCCCCCATGTCCATCTCCAGCCCCCAGCAGCACTCTTCagcctcctctgtctcctccctGTCTGGATCAGACAAC GACTCTGATTCAACGCTGCCGTGTCACGTCCCTCCACCTGCCCTGCCACAATACCCgcctctttctttccctcatcTGGGCCTAGCTTTGCCACCAGGCCTCAGCATGGGCACCGGCAAGCCCTGCATGGGAGGACACCATCTCCTCTTGCCTCCAGGCTCACAG GCTCGTGTCTCACTGCCCGGTGGTCTAGCAATGCGCTCCATACCTGGCAGACAG AACGGAGCCAAGTTCAACGTGAAGGGCTTCCACAACCCGCCGCTGGTCAGCAACCCTGTCCTGCCTAAccgcggacacacacacacccacacgcacacgcacacacagtatCACCGCAACACTTGGCGACGCAGAAAGAGGGACAGCCTACCGGTTAGCCTCAGCAGatag
- the tent4a gene encoding terminal nucleotidyltransferase 4A isoform X1 yields the protein MDPRVAWIQPEQKGPANALWMHVWETSQGVRTLSAQHQLHNQNYNQCVNYAALDVLKNVATAVASSKSICGSTGNVPASLSSSHHSIMNGTTSINGAAISSLGIALSNGNVCNSFATANAAEPGKGRPLPQKTGSVSSSSSQESGADSPPSSCSLERTMGSNVTSNINKNVGGASLFFSVRDGVDNNVNLYHPHLTLQEHPAFNLQQVYVRRHQVHPTASVNHTHNHHPGRRKSDNKASTYGMNYLLSNCTNGNYASTWTPWKTRKYNPGVHGLHEEVMDFYNFMSPRPEEAAMRKEVVDRIEMIIKELWPTADVQIFGSFSTGLYLPTSDIDLVVFGKWERPPLQELEQALRKHNVAEPFSIKVLDKATVPIIKLTDQETEVKVDISFNVETGVRAASLIKDYVKMYPVLPYLIFVLKQFLLQRDLNEVFTGGISSYSLILMVISFLQLHPRIDARNPNENLGILLIEFFELYGRHFNYLKTGIRIKNGGAYIAKEEIMKAMINGYRPSMLCIEDPLLPGNDVGRGSYGAMNVKQVFDYAYTVLSHAVSPLAQSYPNKDSESTLGRIIRLTQEVIDYREWIIKKWGGRDLARTDNRVSPPKEPVSEQEPCTLGGGGGGGGGVGSEEQQRDSVSPHSADSPMSISSPQQHSSASSVSSLSGSDNDSDSTLPCHVPPPALPQYPPLSFPHLGLALPPGLSMGTGKPCMGGHHLLLPPGSQARVSLPGGLAMRSIPGRQVCIDTGLPPFFHMPPQPAHAPALQPPASAQPPLQQPTQERSQVQREGLPQPAAGQQPCPA from the exons ATGGATCCGAGGGTAGCTTGGATTCAGCCCGAACAGAAAGGACCTGCGAACGCCTTATGGATGCACGTCTGGGAGACCTCTCAGGGAGTACGGACACTCTCCGCTCAGCACCAGCTTCACAATCAAAACTACAACCAGTGCGTGAATTACGCTGCGttggatgttttaaaaaatgtggcgACCGCGGTGGCATCGAGCAAGAGCATTTGCGGCAGCACCGGTAACGTTCCTGCCAGCTTAAGCAGCAGCCATCACAGCATCATGAACGGCACTACTAGTATCAACGGCGCTGCGATTTCCTCGCTGGGGATAGCGCTGTCCAACGGGAACGTGTGTAACTCCTTCGCCACGGCAAACGCCGCTGAACCAGGTAAGGGCAGACCCCTGCCCCAGAAAACGGGATCTGTCTCTTCGTCCTCCTCACAGGAATCCGGGGCGGACAGCCCCCCTTCCAGCTGCTCACTTGAGAGGACTATGGGAAGCAATGTAACAAGCAACATTAATAAAAACGTCGGGGGTGCCAGTCTGTTTTTTAGCGTGAGGGACGGCGTGGACAATAATGTCAACCTCTACCACCCTCATCTAACGTTACAGGAGCACCCGGCTTTTAATTTACAGCAGGTTTACGTGAGGCGCCATCAGGTACACCCCACTGCATctgtaaatcacacacacaatcaccaTCCAGGCCGAaggaaaagtgacaacaaagcAAGCACTTATGGGATGAACTACTTGCTTTCAAACTGCACTAATGGCAATTATGCGAGCACTTGGACACCCTGGAAGACAAGGAAGTACAACCCTGGCGTCCACGG ACTCCACGAGGAGGTGATGGACTTCTACAACTTCATGTCTCCTCGGCCGGAGGAAGCCGCTATGAGGAAAGAGGTGGTGGACCGGATAGAGATGATCATCAAGGAGCTGTGGCCCACTGCAGAt GTCCAAATATTTGGCAGCTTCAGCACAGGGCTGTACCTTCCAACAAG TGACATTGACCTGGTGGTGTTTGGGAAGTGGGAGCGCCCGCCGCTGCAAGAACTGGAACAAGCTCTTCGCAAGCATAACGTGGCGGAACCTTTCTCCATTAAAGTGCTGGACAAGGCTACA GTGCCAATCATCAAGCTGACAGACCAGGAAACCGAGGTGAAGGTGGACATCAGTTTCAATGTGGAGACTGGAGTCAGGGCAGCAAGCTTAATTAAAGATTATGTTAAG ATGTATCCAGTGCTGCCTTACCTGATCTTCGTTCTAAAGCAGTTTCTGCTGCAGAGAGATCTAAACGAAGTTTTTACTGGCGGAATCAGCTCTTACAGCCTCATCCTCATGGTCATCAGCTTCCTACAG CTCCATCCCCGTATCGATGCCCGAAACCCCAATGAGAATTTGGGCATTTTGCTGATCGAGTTCTTTGAGTTATACGGCCGCCATTTCAACTACTTGAAAACAGGGATTCGCATCAAAAATGGAGGCGCGTACATAGCCAAAGAGGAGATCATGAAGGCCATGATAAATGGATACAGACCATCCATGCTCTGCATAGAGGACCCACTGCtcccag GTAATGATGTGGGGAGGGGTTCCTATGGGGCCATGAATGTCAAGCAGGTGTTTGACTATGCCTACACTGTCCTGAGTCATGCCGTGTCCCCGCTGGCACAGTCGTATCCCAACAAAGACTCTGAGAG CACCCTGGGCAGGATAATTAGGTTGACCCAGGAAGTGATCGACTACAGGGAATGGATCATTAAGAAGTGGGGGGGCAGGGATCTGGCGCGAACTGACAACAGAG TTTCACCTCCCAAGGAGCCGGTGTCGGAGCAGGAGCCTTGCACGCTCGGCGGgggcggtggtggtggtggtggtgtcggATCAGAGGAGCAGCAAAGGGACTCGGTGTCACCCCACAGCGCAGACTCCCCCATGTCCATCTCCAGCCCCCAGCAGCACTCTTCagcctcctctgtctcctccctGTCTGGATCAGACAAC GACTCTGATTCAACGCTGCCGTGTCACGTCCCTCCACCTGCCCTGCCACAATACCCgcctctttctttccctcatcTGGGCCTAGCTTTGCCACCAGGCCTCAGCATGGGCACCGGCAAGCCCTGCATGGGAGGACACCATCTCCTCTTGCCTCCAGGCTCACAG GCTCGTGTCTCACTGCCCGGTGGTCTAGCAATGCGCTCCATACCTGGCAGACAGGTGTGTATAGACACCGGGCTCCCCCCCTTCTTCCACATGCCCCCCCAGCCAGCTCATGCCCCTGCCCTCCAGCCCCCAGCCTCCGCCCAGCCCCCACTCCAGCAACCCACCCA agAACGGAGCCAAGTTCAACGTGAAGGGCTTCCACAACCCGCCGCTGGTCAGCAACCCTGTCCTGCCTAA